Proteins encoded together in one Streptomyces umbrinus window:
- a CDS encoding Atu4866 domain-containing protein: protein MKHAAIVIAAFIALTACSAETETPAGAATRPPASAGTPTRSTSGTPGSEGILAALAGTWASKDGDLALRLDRDGTFEEDLNGTRAAFKGSYVVREKSFHLNADSGAKAEGSIVGDFHHLELSGHELCADALPAAFHPAR from the coding sequence ATGAAGCACGCAGCCATCGTGATCGCCGCCTTCATCGCCCTCACCGCCTGCAGCGCCGAGACCGAGACCCCGGCGGGCGCGGCCACCCGACCCCCGGCGTCAGCGGGCACGCCCACGCGGAGCACGTCGGGCACGCCGGGGAGCGAGGGCATTCTCGCAGCGCTCGCCGGCACCTGGGCCAGCAAGGACGGCGACCTCGCCCTGCGGCTCGACCGCGACGGCACCTTCGAGGAGGACCTCAACGGCACCCGGGCGGCCTTCAAGGGCAGCTATGTGGTCCGCGAGAAGAGCTTCCACCTGAACGCCGACAGCGGCGCCAAGGCCGAGGGCAGCATCGTCGGCGATTTCCACCACCTGGAACTCAGCGGCCACGAGCTGTGCGCTGACGCGCTGCCAGCCGCGTTCCACCCGGCCAGGTGA
- a CDS encoding aldo/keto reductase: MLAKHALGRTGMEITRVGFGSWVVAGSGWMFSWGDTDDAESVSAIRHAIDSGVNWIDTAAVYGLGHAEELVGKAIANLSEKPYVFTKAGLVWDRDNPSAAPRRIMKPASVRREVEDSLRRLGVERIDLHQVHWPDTGESLEYAGDGFGAVSPNATPLEEYWQVMADLKAEGKVGAIGLSNHDVAQLAAAEKIAHVDAIQPPFSAINRSAAAEVAWAAANGTGVIAYSPMQSGLLTGAFTAERAASLGADDWRSAHADFTTGLAANLRLADALKPIAARHGVSVAEVAIAWVLAWPGISGAIVGARTASQVDGWTGAGELELTAADLDEIGAAITATGAGTGPAKARNAG, translated from the coding sequence ATGCTTGCCAAGCACGCGCTGGGACGTACCGGGATGGAGATCACCCGGGTGGGGTTCGGATCCTGGGTGGTAGCCGGGTCCGGCTGGATGTTCAGCTGGGGCGACACCGACGACGCCGAGTCGGTCTCGGCCATCCGGCACGCGATCGACTCGGGCGTGAACTGGATCGACACCGCCGCTGTGTACGGCCTCGGCCACGCGGAGGAACTGGTCGGGAAGGCGATCGCGAACCTTTCCGAGAAGCCGTACGTCTTCACCAAGGCCGGCCTGGTGTGGGACCGGGACAACCCGTCGGCCGCGCCCCGGCGGATCATGAAACCCGCCAGCGTGCGCCGCGAGGTCGAGGACTCACTGCGGCGGCTGGGCGTGGAACGGATCGACCTGCATCAAGTGCACTGGCCCGACACCGGCGAGTCCCTGGAGTACGCCGGTGACGGCTTCGGCGCGGTATCGCCCAACGCCACTCCGCTGGAGGAGTACTGGCAGGTCATGGCCGATCTGAAGGCCGAGGGCAAGGTCGGTGCGATCGGCCTGTCCAACCATGATGTGGCGCAGCTGGCAGCGGCCGAGAAGATCGCGCACGTGGACGCGATCCAGCCGCCGTTCTCGGCGATCAACCGGTCGGCCGCGGCCGAGGTCGCGTGGGCAGCCGCCAACGGCACCGGCGTGATCGCCTACTCGCCGATGCAGTCCGGACTGCTGACCGGCGCGTTCACCGCCGAGCGGGCGGCGTCGCTGGGCGCCGACGACTGGCGGTCCGCGCATGCCGACTTCACCACCGGGCTGGCCGCCAACCTCCGGCTCGCCGACGCCCTGAAGCCGATCGCCGCGCGACACGGGGTGAGCGTGGCCGAGGTGGCCATCGCCTGGGTGCTGGCCTGGCCGGGCATCAGCGGCGCCATCGTGGGCGCGCGCACGGCCTCCCAGGTCGACGGCTGGACCGGTGCAGGGGAACTGGAGCTGACCGCCGCCGATCTGGACGAGATCGGCGCCGCCATCACCGCCACGGGCGCAGGTACCGGACCGGCCAAGGCTCGAAACGCAGGGTGA
- a CDS encoding transposase: protein MSKRYTAEFKRDAVALALSSEKTVTEVARDLGVSPEGLRGWVKQAKIDRGEGPAGALTTAEREELVRLRRKVREQEATIEVLGKATAFFAQDKMR, encoded by the coding sequence ATGAGTAAGCGGTACACGGCCGAGTTCAAGCGGGACGCGGTCGCCTTGGCGTTGTCCTCGGAGAAGACGGTCACCGAGGTGGCGAGGGATCTGGGCGTGAGTCCGGAAGGGCTGCGCGGGTGGGTGAAGCAGGCGAAGATCGACCGCGGTGAGGGGCCCGCCGGGGCTTTGACCACTGCGGAGCGTGAGGAGCTGGTCCGGCTGCGGCGGAAGGTCCGCGAGCAGGAGGCCACGATCGAGGTTCTGGGAAAAGCGACCGCCTTCTTCGCTCAGGACAAGATGAGGTAG
- a CDS encoding pentapeptide repeat-containing protein, translating to MATSRRSRSPNERELQLSRIGRALTLTFAAAVLVAGGVLYGLVVLLDFQEIDSTAKLDAKTLFDLVKLSFGVVAGAGALVALVVAYRRQRVDEAGAHREATRLHTERFSQAVDRLGSDSPAVRLGGVHALTGLADDAPDHSLRQTCIDVLCAYLQLPFTADPGEDPAHEQEHHRYLALRKVRHTILRLIGDHYRRPKGTHRSWQGCDLDLTGVTIDGNIDFEGASFSDGRVSFLGAGFSGGTVSFRRAGFSGSTVSFFSAGFSGSEVSFDRAAFSGGEVSFADARFSSGTVSFRDAGFSGGAVSIMGAAFSGGEVSFRRAVFSGGAVFFGRATFAGSGVSFIDATFAGSGVPFVDATFSGGTVSFDRAAFSSGEVSFRSARFFGGEVSFTDATGPAPSGLPAAVSTAYGPVALPSTWLPLNP from the coding sequence ATGGCAACCAGTCGAAGGTCGCGATCCCCGAACGAACGAGAGCTTCAGCTGTCGAGGATCGGCCGGGCGCTGACCCTCACCTTCGCCGCCGCGGTCCTGGTCGCGGGCGGCGTCCTCTACGGGCTGGTGGTGCTGCTCGACTTTCAGGAGATCGACAGCACCGCCAAGCTCGACGCGAAGACGCTCTTCGACCTGGTGAAGCTCTCCTTCGGGGTGGTCGCCGGGGCCGGTGCGCTCGTCGCCCTGGTCGTCGCCTACCGCCGCCAGCGCGTCGACGAGGCCGGCGCCCACCGCGAAGCCACCCGACTCCACACCGAACGCTTCTCCCAAGCCGTCGACAGACTCGGATCCGACTCACCCGCCGTCCGGCTCGGCGGCGTCCACGCCCTGACCGGCCTCGCCGACGACGCCCCCGACCACAGCCTGCGCCAGACCTGCATCGACGTCCTGTGCGCCTACCTCCAACTCCCCTTCACCGCCGACCCCGGCGAAGACCCCGCCCACGAACAGGAACACCACCGCTACCTCGCCCTCCGCAAGGTCCGACACACCATCCTGCGCCTCATCGGCGACCACTACCGACGCCCGAAGGGAACCCACCGCTCCTGGCAGGGCTGCGACCTCGACCTCACGGGCGTGACCATCGACGGCAACATAGATTTTGAGGGCGCGAGCTTCTCCGACGGCAGAGTGTCCTTCCTCGGCGCAGGTTTCTCCGGCGGCACGGTGTCGTTCCGCCGCGCAGGTTTCTCCGGCAGCACGGTGTCCTTCTTCAGCGCAGGTTTCTCCGGCAGCGAGGTCTCGTTCGACCGCGCGGCGTTCTCCGGCGGCGAGGTCTCGTTCGCCGACGCGAGGTTCTCCAGCGGCACGGTCTCGTTCCGCGACGCAGGGTTCTCCGGCGGCGCGGTGTCGATCATGGGCGCGGCGTTCTCCGGTGGCGAGGTCTCGTTCCGCCGCGCGGTGTTCTCCGGCGGCGCGGTGTTCTTCGGCCGCGCGACATTCGCTGGCAGCGGGGTGTCGTTCATCGACGCGACGTTCGCTGGCAGCGGGGTGCCGTTCGTCGACGCGACGTTCTCCGGCGGCACGGTGTCATTCGACCGCGCGGCGTTCTCCAGCGGAGAAGTGTCCTTTCGTAGCGCAAGGTTCTTCGGCGGCGAGGTGTCCTTCACCGACGCGACGGGCCCAGCTCCCTCTGGGCTGCCCGCTGCCGTCAGCACTGCTTATGGGCCAGTCGCCCTTCCCTCCACTTGGCTGCCCCTGAATCCATAG